One segment of Allorhodopirellula heiligendammensis DNA contains the following:
- a CDS encoding excinuclease ABC subunit UvrC — translation MNDPSSPEPAAEPPESAATFEFKGHAHAAAKVKTFPNEPGVYLMKDAAGVVIYVGKAKNLRNRAGSYFLKAAEVDARTASWIPDIADIDFVQCESEVDALLMESRLIKDIQPRNNKDLKDDKSFPYLMITTREEFPRVEVTREPKTSGVKLYGPFTSAGALRGAIQVMQRIFKFRTCTLDISESDEKWKWFRPCLLASINQCTAPCNFRISKEDYRRDIKRLQTFLDGGKTKLIKDMKAEMATASAELEFERAAVLRDEIQMLERLSERGELDTHAQPEVFYIDPKKGLAGLKKVLRLNETPRVIEGVDIAHLGGNETVASLVQFIDGLPFKPGYRRYKIQDVKGVDDFRSIYEVVSRRFRRLSDSGDAFPDILLIDGGKGQLSAAMAAFRDQQITPPTVISLAKRDEEIFRPGNPEPLRLSKNAFALRLLQYVRDESHRFAQHYHHILRNRSTFDR, via the coding sequence CTGAACGACCCTTCATCCCCTGAACCTGCCGCTGAGCCTCCCGAGTCCGCTGCCACCTTCGAGTTCAAGGGGCATGCGCACGCGGCGGCGAAGGTAAAAACGTTTCCCAACGAGCCTGGTGTCTATTTGATGAAGGACGCTGCCGGGGTCGTGATCTACGTTGGCAAAGCAAAGAATCTTCGCAACCGCGCGGGTAGCTATTTTCTCAAAGCCGCCGAGGTGGATGCTCGCACAGCCAGCTGGATTCCCGATATTGCGGACATCGACTTCGTCCAGTGCGAGAGCGAGGTCGACGCGTTGCTGATGGAGTCGAGGCTGATTAAAGACATCCAGCCTCGGAACAACAAAGACCTCAAAGACGATAAATCATTCCCCTACCTGATGATCACGACACGCGAAGAGTTTCCGCGCGTCGAGGTCACACGCGAACCGAAAACGTCGGGCGTGAAACTGTACGGACCGTTTACCAGTGCCGGGGCGTTGCGGGGGGCGATCCAGGTGATGCAGCGGATTTTTAAATTTCGCACCTGCACGCTCGACATCAGCGAATCGGACGAGAAATGGAAATGGTTTCGCCCGTGCCTGCTAGCGAGCATCAACCAGTGCACCGCCCCCTGTAATTTTCGTATCAGCAAGGAGGACTATCGCCGCGATATTAAACGCTTGCAAACGTTTCTCGACGGTGGCAAAACGAAACTGATCAAAGACATGAAGGCGGAAATGGCGACCGCCAGTGCTGAACTGGAGTTCGAACGAGCCGCGGTGCTGCGTGACGAGATTCAAATGCTCGAGCGGTTGTCCGAACGTGGTGAACTCGATACCCATGCTCAGCCGGAGGTTTTTTATATCGATCCCAAAAAGGGACTCGCGGGATTGAAGAAAGTCCTGCGGTTGAATGAAACTCCGCGGGTGATTGAGGGCGTCGACATTGCGCATCTCGGTGGCAATGAAACGGTCGCTTCGCTGGTCCAGTTCATCGATGGCTTACCGTTCAAGCCAGGCTATCGTCGATACAAAATTCAGGACGTCAAAGGCGTCGACGATTTTCGTAGCATTTACGAGGTCGTGTCACGACGATTCCGACGCCTGAGCGATTCGGGTGATGCATTCCCTGATATTTTGCTGATCGACGGAGGGAAAGGGCAATTGAGTGCTGCGATGGCAGCGTTTCGAGATCAACAAATCACGCCACCGACCGTGATTTCCCTCGCGAAACGCGACGAAGAGATATTTCGGCCTGGAAATCCCGAGCCGCTCCGATTGAGTAAGAACGCCTTTGCACTAAGGCTATTGCAGTACGTTCGCGACGAATCGCATCGTTTTGCCCAGCATTACCACCACATATTGCGAAATCGGTCGACTTTCGATCGCTAA
- the hflX gene encoding GTPase HflX, whose protein sequence is MSHPHNSSDLISLVDNGPERSILARLILPDVVVDDDPLEELHGLATTAGTEVVDELTQRRGTPDHSTYLGKGKVEELRLMVERHEAHVIFFDNDLSPAQVRNLEKATHAKVIDRTELILDIFAAGARTHESRLAVELAQLEYSLPRLKRMWTHLSRQSMGVGMRGPGEKQLEVDRRLAQKRIHDLKVELEKVESRRERQVASRNEIPTISLVGYTNAGKSTLMNALTGAGVLAEDKLFATLETRTRRWHLPNWGHVLLSDTVGFIRDLPHSLVASFKSTLEETRQADLLMHVADASSPQVFEQITAVYQVLEELGIEEKDTLLVLNKIDSINGPRTLNRVLDRYPHAIPVSAKTHTGLTPLCEAVGAALAKEFLDVEIDVAHHDGKLLAYLSAKGKVESRDFHDSHVTVRVRMPAGAMGEVHRSAIRVVPTQLTIRGDGGTAEHDAVEDDTTQEPTGDQASAHSSEVA, encoded by the coding sequence GTGTCTCATCCACACAATTCTTCGGACCTGATCTCGCTGGTCGACAACGGTCCCGAACGCAGCATTCTGGCGCGTCTCATTCTTCCTGATGTGGTCGTCGATGACGATCCGTTGGAAGAACTCCACGGTTTGGCGACGACGGCTGGTACGGAGGTCGTCGACGAGCTGACTCAGCGGCGTGGGACGCCTGATCATTCGACTTATCTTGGTAAGGGTAAAGTTGAAGAACTCCGCTTAATGGTCGAGCGGCATGAAGCGCATGTCATCTTTTTTGATAACGATTTGTCGCCCGCGCAGGTCCGCAATTTAGAGAAAGCGACCCATGCGAAGGTCATCGATCGGACTGAATTGATTCTCGATATCTTTGCTGCGGGAGCGCGGACCCACGAATCGCGGCTGGCCGTCGAATTGGCGCAGCTAGAGTATTCGCTTCCCCGGCTGAAGCGGATGTGGACTCACCTGTCACGACAATCGATGGGCGTGGGCATGCGAGGGCCCGGTGAGAAACAACTCGAGGTCGACAGGCGACTGGCCCAGAAACGCATCCATGATCTAAAAGTTGAACTTGAGAAAGTCGAGTCGCGACGGGAGCGGCAAGTTGCCAGTCGTAATGAGATTCCAACGATCTCATTGGTCGGTTACACCAACGCGGGTAAAAGCACGTTAATGAATGCACTGACCGGTGCGGGTGTGCTCGCTGAAGACAAGTTGTTTGCGACTCTGGAAACTCGAACTCGTCGTTGGCACCTGCCCAATTGGGGGCATGTTCTGCTGAGTGACACCGTCGGCTTCATTCGAGATCTCCCTCACTCCTTGGTCGCCAGCTTCAAGTCAACGTTGGAGGAGACCCGGCAAGCCGACTTGTTGATGCACGTGGCCGACGCCAGCAGTCCTCAGGTGTTCGAGCAGATCACTGCCGTTTATCAAGTTCTCGAAGAGCTCGGCATCGAAGAGAAAGACACCCTGCTCGTGCTCAATAAGATCGACTCGATCAACGGTCCGAGAACGCTCAATCGTGTGCTTGATCGCTATCCCCACGCCATTCCCGTCAGTGCGAAAACGCACACGGGCCTCACGCCGCTCTGCGAAGCTGTGGGTGCGGCGCTGGCAAAGGAGTTCCTCGACGTGGAGATTGATGTCGCACATCATGACGGCAAGCTGCTGGCATATTTATCTGCCAAGGGTAAAGTCGAATCACGGGATTTTCATGATTCGCATGTCACCGTCCGCGTACGAATGCCTGCGGGCGCCATGGGAGAAGTCCACCGCTCGGCAATTCGAGTTGTGCCTACCCAGCTGACGATTCGCGGCGACGGAGGTACTGCCGAACACGATGCCGTGGAAGACGACACTACGCAAGAGCCGACAGGTGACCAAGCCAGCGCACACTCGAGCGAGGTTGCTTGA
- a CDS encoding DNA adenine methylase — protein sequence MTKLTQPLKWHGGKYYLRSWIIGLMPPHLHYVEPFFGGGGILLARDPNRDWMAVGDEKLTAAEKGSSEVVNDLHGELINFWRVLQSAEHFEAFRQRVEMTPFSEDEFDQAKELSPDAGAASDRSPLERAVHFFILARQSRQGLMKDFATLSRNRTRGRVNEQASAWLNVVQGLPDVHQRLKGVVILNQNAVGVIRKQDGTKTLFYCDPPYVHETRATTGEYAFEMTLVEHEELLETLSAIQGKFMLSGYPSELYTKWERKHGWNRHEFLIDNKAASGKVKEKKTECLWCNF from the coding sequence ATGACGAAATTGACGCAGCCCCTGAAGTGGCATGGCGGCAAATACTATCTGCGGAGCTGGATCATTGGTTTGATGCCGCCACACCTACACTATGTCGAGCCGTTTTTCGGTGGTGGCGGCATCCTTCTGGCTCGCGATCCGAATCGCGACTGGATGGCTGTCGGCGATGAGAAACTCACCGCTGCCGAAAAAGGAAGCAGTGAAGTCGTCAACGATCTGCACGGTGAACTAATCAATTTCTGGCGAGTGCTGCAATCGGCAGAGCACTTCGAAGCATTCCGGCAGCGAGTGGAGATGACCCCCTTCAGCGAAGATGAGTTTGATCAAGCAAAAGAGCTTTCGCCGGACGCGGGCGCTGCATCGGATCGATCACCACTCGAACGCGCGGTCCATTTTTTTATTCTGGCGCGGCAGTCCCGCCAAGGATTGATGAAAGACTTCGCGACGTTGTCGAGAAATCGCACCCGTGGTCGGGTGAACGAACAGGCCTCGGCATGGCTCAATGTGGTCCAGGGCTTACCCGATGTACATCAGCGACTAAAAGGCGTCGTGATCCTCAATCAAAACGCCGTGGGTGTCATTCGCAAGCAAGATGGTACGAAGACATTGTTTTATTGCGATCCGCCCTATGTTCACGAGACGCGTGCGACTACCGGTGAGTATGCATTTGAAATGACCCTCGTGGAACATGAGGAACTCCTTGAGACGCTTTCGGCAATCCAAGGAAAATTCATGTTGAGCGGATACCCGAGCGAGCTGTATACGAAATGGGAAAGAAAACATGGGTGGAATCGCCACGAGTTTCTGATCGACAATAAGGCTGCATCGGGGAAGGTAAAGGAGAAGAAAACCGAATGTCTATGGTGCAATTTTTAA
- a CDS encoding glycerophosphodiester phosphodiesterase family protein, with protein MTKSISVSRLAVPIVTLITAAAISSVCSAQTAANPRWIAPLTATELQAQLRYDGPPLVIISAHRGGPGRGLPENAIETFEHSLRNEPSMMEVDPRLTKDGQIVLLHDATLDRTTTGTGLVRDATLEELKNLYLKDIDGTVTEYRIPTLDEAITWARGRTILVLDQKDVPLDLRVQKIIEHNAQGFVMLIVNNIAEAKRCHQLDKNICMEVMLGDRKKLQAFETSGVPWGNILAFIGHQPSHDQELIQRIHDEGARCMSGTSRNLDQQIVIDRARQPADLEASYRELLQMGIDVIETDRPIEVGTILAKAAPTSWRESTLETVQVDPDAGGFILHPSRKRYVPWGHNYASVDLMERLANDPARVQREFTEMRAAGTTVARVHPEMPRLMKGPQEADPEGLALLRRLLGIAQGAGIHLMITGLACYQIDDRMAWYDSLEEAQRWETQAFFWQTIARTCADSPAVFAYDLVNEPGAIGTPEEGWYLGRMGYVEFCQRLSLDAQERNGDEIFRQWTRKMVAAIRSQDQTHLITLGMLPFPGVYKVAAEELDFVSPHLYPKTDKVDAEIELLKKYDWGKPIVIGETFPLSCSVDDERDFLLKSHGIADGWIGHWPDESPTELTRLQESGTATIHNAIWLSWVNLFRELGPQMVGEETP; from the coding sequence ATGACAAAATCAATCAGCGTGTCACGCTTGGCAGTTCCGATCGTAACGTTGATCACCGCCGCAGCAATCTCCAGCGTTTGCAGTGCCCAGACGGCCGCCAACCCCCGCTGGATTGCTCCGCTCACTGCCACCGAATTGCAGGCCCAACTGCGATATGATGGGCCCCCGTTGGTCATCATCAGTGCCCATCGTGGAGGTCCGGGGCGAGGGCTTCCCGAAAATGCGATTGAAACGTTTGAGCATAGCCTACGCAACGAGCCCTCGATGATGGAGGTAGATCCCCGTCTGACGAAGGACGGCCAAATTGTGCTCCTTCATGATGCGACCCTTGACCGGACCACTACGGGGACTGGCTTAGTCAGAGACGCCACGCTGGAGGAACTTAAAAACCTGTATTTGAAGGATATCGACGGTACAGTTACGGAGTACCGAATTCCCACGCTTGACGAAGCAATCACATGGGCGCGAGGAAGAACAATTCTTGTGCTCGATCAGAAGGATGTTCCGCTCGATCTGCGAGTTCAGAAAATCATCGAGCACAATGCACAGGGGTTTGTGATGTTGATTGTCAACAATATCGCAGAGGCGAAGCGATGCCATCAACTTGACAAAAACATCTGTATGGAGGTCATGCTGGGTGATCGCAAGAAGCTCCAAGCATTTGAGACGTCTGGTGTGCCTTGGGGCAACATCCTCGCCTTCATTGGCCATCAACCTTCACATGACCAAGAGCTGATTCAGCGCATCCACGATGAGGGTGCGCGCTGCATGTCAGGCACATCTCGCAACCTTGATCAACAGATTGTAATTGATCGTGCCAGGCAACCAGCCGACCTTGAGGCGAGTTATCGTGAACTCTTGCAGATGGGCATTGACGTCATTGAGACCGACCGCCCCATTGAAGTCGGAACTATCTTGGCGAAAGCAGCTCCTACAAGCTGGCGCGAATCGACATTGGAAACAGTTCAGGTCGACCCTGATGCAGGCGGGTTTATCCTACATCCCTCGAGGAAGCGATACGTACCCTGGGGGCACAATTACGCTTCGGTCGACCTCATGGAGCGATTGGCCAACGACCCCGCCCGCGTGCAGCGAGAGTTCACCGAAATGCGTGCTGCTGGAACGACGGTGGCGCGCGTCCATCCAGAGATGCCGCGATTGATGAAAGGCCCCCAGGAAGCGGACCCCGAGGGACTCGCCCTGCTGAGACGGCTCTTGGGGATTGCTCAAGGGGCAGGCATTCACTTGATGATCACTGGGCTGGCTTGCTACCAAATCGACGACCGGATGGCTTGGTATGACTCTCTCGAGGAAGCCCAGCGTTGGGAAACCCAAGCCTTTTTCTGGCAAACCATTGCGCGAACGTGCGCCGACAGCCCAGCCGTATTCGCATACGACCTCGTCAACGAGCCAGGGGCAATCGGGACACCGGAAGAAGGCTGGTATTTAGGAAGAATGGGCTATGTAGAATTCTGTCAACGACTGAGTCTCGACGCCCAGGAGCGAAACGGTGATGAAATTTTTCGGCAGTGGACTCGGAAAATGGTGGCCGCTATTCGCTCGCAAGATCAGACACATTTGATCACGTTGGGCATGCTGCCATTTCCTGGCGTCTACAAGGTCGCCGCCGAGGAACTCGATTTCGTTTCGCCACACCTCTATCCCAAGACCGACAAGGTCGATGCAGAAATTGAACTCCTCAAAAAGTATGATTGGGGGAAGCCCATCGTGATTGGCGAGACATTTCCTTTGAGTTGCAGCGTTGATGACGAACGAGACTTCTTGCTAAAAAGCCACGGCATTGCCGACGGCTGGATCGGCCACTGGCCGGACGAATCTCCCACCGAACTGACAAGGCTTCAAGAGTCCGGCACAGCCACAATTCACAACGCCATCTGGCTGTCGTGGGTGAACCTATTCCGAGAACTGGGACCACAGATGGTAGGTGAAGAAACACCCTAA
- a CDS encoding VOC family protein, with translation MMKFVCMGYSDEKKYDAMSEVDRQRMLEECFAYDDELRRGGHFRGGEALQSAPNAVMLRMNNGSVEVTDGPYAETKEMLGGLLLLEARDLNHAVALMSKHPGVAVGPFEIRPVAAELNDQIAARDAAIAHTPSSRDEKTSNRICLWYNGDAEDAAQFYAKTFPDSSVDAVHRAPGNYPAGKDGDVLTVEFTVMGIPCLGLNGGPGVEHNWAFSFQVATSDQAETDRYWNAIVGNGGEESQCGWCKDQWGVNWQITPVILTRAVTGSDTAAAKRAFDAMMQMKKIDVAAIEAAVRG, from the coding sequence ATGATGAAGTTTGTTTGCATGGGATATAGTGACGAGAAGAAGTACGATGCGATGTCTGAGGTGGACAGGCAGCGTATGCTAGAAGAGTGTTTCGCCTATGACGATGAGTTGAGGCGGGGTGGGCACTTTCGCGGGGGCGAGGCACTGCAATCGGCGCCCAACGCAGTGATGCTGCGAATGAACAACGGTTCAGTCGAAGTGACAGATGGACCCTATGCCGAGACCAAGGAAATGCTTGGTGGGTTGCTGTTGCTCGAGGCTCGTGACTTGAATCACGCAGTAGCATTAATGTCGAAACATCCCGGTGTAGCAGTGGGGCCCTTCGAGATTCGTCCTGTTGCTGCAGAGCTCAACGATCAAATTGCTGCTCGCGATGCCGCTATTGCCCACACTCCGAGCTCAAGAGACGAGAAGACGAGCAACAGAATCTGCTTGTGGTACAACGGCGACGCGGAAGACGCAGCACAGTTTTATGCCAAAACTTTTCCTGACTCCTCTGTCGACGCAGTGCATCGAGCGCCGGGAAACTATCCAGCTGGCAAAGACGGCGATGTGCTGACTGTTGAGTTCACGGTGATGGGGATTCCATGCCTTGGGCTCAACGGCGGTCCTGGTGTGGAGCACAATTGGGCGTTCTCATTTCAAGTCGCGACTTCCGACCAAGCCGAAACCGATCGCTATTGGAATGCCATCGTCGGCAATGGCGGTGAGGAAAGTCAGTGCGGGTGGTGCAAAGACCAATGGGGGGTGAACTGGCAGATCACGCCGGTCATCTTGACCCGCGCGGTTACCGGCTCGGACACGGCTGCTGCCAAACGCGCCTTCGATGCGATGATGCAGATGAAAAAGATTGACGTCGCTGCAATCGAGGCCGCAGTTCGCGGTTGA
- a CDS encoding SDR family NAD(P)-dependent oxidoreductase, with protein sequence MTEAWSSIAAWAFWRKRRWHWRADRSLAIVTGASSGIGRELTLLLASQNCRVIAVARRGDRLDEIVSRAAHGNVVPIVGDVTDAETRDAAMNQVLKLGGGRLDLLVNNAGIGGIGPFAEAESQRMRQIMEVNFFAATEWTRAAIPLLKSSTENQSQRCCTPVICNIGSVLGHCAVPDKSEYCASKFALHGWTDSLRAELSSHGIAVVLVSPSTTRSEFFESLVGTDANQQSKSFGSWPPDRVAHSTLAAIKACRREVILSFAGKALVYGDRIAPSLMSKALAKR encoded by the coding sequence ATGACAGAGGCATGGTCATCAATCGCCGCATGGGCGTTCTGGCGAAAACGTCGCTGGCATTGGCGAGCGGATCGAAGCTTGGCCATCGTGACCGGCGCCAGTAGTGGAATCGGACGCGAACTGACCTTGTTGTTGGCCAGCCAAAACTGCCGCGTGATTGCAGTTGCGCGCCGGGGCGACCGTCTCGACGAGATCGTGTCCCGGGCAGCACATGGAAACGTCGTCCCCATTGTCGGCGATGTTACCGATGCAGAGACCCGAGATGCCGCGATGAATCAGGTACTCAAACTCGGTGGTGGTCGACTTGACCTATTGGTTAACAACGCGGGCATCGGCGGGATCGGCCCGTTTGCCGAAGCGGAATCGCAGCGGATGCGACAGATTATGGAAGTCAACTTTTTTGCCGCGACGGAATGGACCCGGGCCGCAATCCCCCTCTTGAAGTCTTCCACCGAGAACCAGTCCCAACGCTGCTGCACCCCAGTGATCTGTAACATCGGCAGTGTGCTGGGGCACTGCGCCGTACCGGACAAGAGCGAGTACTGCGCCAGTAAGTTTGCGCTCCACGGATGGACAGATTCTCTCCGCGCCGAGCTCAGTTCACATGGTATCGCCGTGGTGCTGGTTAGCCCCAGTACGACACGAAGTGAGTTTTTCGAATCACTCGTTGGCACTGACGCCAACCAACAATCCAAAAGCTTCGGCAGTTGGCCACCCGATCGCGTAGCCCACTCTACCCTGGCCGCCATCAAGGCCTGTCGACGAGAAGTCATCCTGAGTTTCGCTGGCAAAGCCCTAGTGTACGGCGATCGTATCGCTCCGTCGCTGATGAGCAAAGCACTCGCCAAACGGTGA
- a CDS encoding multiheme c-type cytochrome, with the protein MTTSSRSTPRSEPPLHDQPSDQATSVSTQPGDEQTGTTELAPQRPAEKQKLSGVDPARTGDAEPSHVARKPPVGDTAEKASPSSDGLSGPIDYTTWPVPDLTLFVTGQQHGYIEPCGCTGLENQKGGVARRMTFATQLRQSGWKLVPIDAGNLVRRFGRQAEIKFHRSLEALREMKYDAVGFGPDDMRIGVGDLIQEAAAETPEDALYCSANVVLLDPSLMQSHRIIDRDGFRVGVTSILDPASLTSPLSEDITLNDPIVSARTVLETLRNNHLNFKVLTFYGKEDTAKQLARQVPGFDLIVVAGGYGEPSYQPQTIEGTATKLILTGDKGMYVGLVGLYKDSQLRYARVPLDDSFGDAPEMRQLMAEYQSQLRDLGLENLGIKPIPHPTGEKFVGSEACGECHTTAYDIWKDSPHFNATESLVHPGERGDVPRHFDPECISCHVTGWNAQNYHPYVSGYLNLEVDKHLHGNGCENCHGPGASHAAVENGELDVSDARREQLRKAMRLPLAKAREKCMECHDLDNSPDFHKEDAFEDYWAEIEHYGLD; encoded by the coding sequence ATGACGACCTCGTCACGTTCAACACCCCGCAGCGAACCGCCCCTGCACGATCAGCCCAGCGATCAAGCTACTTCGGTATCCACGCAGCCGGGCGATGAGCAAACCGGAACCACCGAACTGGCTCCGCAACGTCCTGCGGAGAAACAGAAGCTCTCGGGAGTCGATCCTGCCCGGACCGGTGATGCAGAGCCTTCCCATGTTGCGCGAAAGCCTCCTGTGGGGGACACCGCCGAAAAAGCCTCACCTTCCAGCGATGGCTTATCGGGGCCGATCGACTACACCACGTGGCCCGTTCCCGACCTAACGTTATTCGTCACGGGTCAACAGCATGGCTACATCGAACCATGTGGATGCACCGGTTTGGAGAATCAGAAAGGCGGCGTGGCGAGGCGGATGACCTTTGCCACCCAGCTTCGCCAGTCCGGTTGGAAACTCGTGCCGATCGACGCGGGGAACTTAGTCCGACGATTTGGTCGCCAAGCTGAGATCAAATTCCATCGCTCACTCGAAGCACTCCGGGAGATGAAATACGATGCTGTCGGCTTTGGTCCCGACGATATGCGCATCGGCGTGGGCGACTTGATCCAAGAGGCAGCGGCCGAGACGCCGGAGGACGCACTCTACTGCTCCGCTAACGTGGTGCTGCTGGACCCTTCGCTCATGCAGAGCCACCGCATCATCGATCGCGACGGATTTCGGGTTGGCGTTACGAGCATTCTCGATCCCGCCTCGCTGACTTCCCCGCTGAGCGAGGATATCACGCTCAACGATCCGATCGTGTCGGCACGAACCGTGTTGGAAACGCTGAGAAACAACCATCTGAATTTCAAAGTGCTGACTTTCTATGGGAAGGAAGACACTGCGAAGCAATTGGCACGGCAAGTTCCTGGTTTTGATCTGATTGTTGTCGCCGGCGGCTATGGCGAACCGTCCTACCAACCCCAGACCATTGAAGGCACTGCCACCAAGTTGATATTGACGGGAGATAAGGGCATGTATGTTGGGTTGGTGGGTCTCTACAAAGACTCCCAGCTGCGTTACGCCCGCGTCCCGCTAGATGATTCCTTTGGCGATGCTCCAGAGATGCGTCAGCTGATGGCTGAGTACCAATCCCAGCTCCGAGACCTTGGTTTGGAAAACCTGGGTATTAAACCGATCCCACACCCCACGGGCGAAAAGTTTGTCGGGTCCGAAGCCTGCGGAGAATGCCACACCACCGCTTATGACATCTGGAAAGATTCGCCGCACTTCAATGCCACCGAGAGCCTGGTCCATCCTGGTGAGCGGGGAGACGTGCCGCGTCACTTTGATCCTGAGTGCATCTCGTGCCACGTCACTGGGTGGAACGCGCAAAACTATCATCCCTACGTTTCGGGATACCTGAATCTAGAGGTGGACAAGCATCTTCATGGCAATGGTTGCGAGAATTGCCACGGCCCAGGGGCATCGCACGCTGCCGTCGAGAATGGAGAGCTTGATGTCTCGGATGCGCGACGGGAGCAGCTTCGCAAGGCAATGAGGCTGCCGCTGGCCAAGGCGCGTGAGAAATGCATGGAATGCCATGACCTGGACAACAGCCCCGACTTCCACAAGGAAGACGCTTTCGAAGACTATTGGGCCGAGATCGAGCACTATGGGCTCGATTAG
- a CDS encoding sulfatase family protein — protein sequence MVLRAAIILVLATGMLPSPYLQPVTGDDGERMNILLITADDLGLQLNCYGDNTVAMPHLDALAQRSVRFETAYVAQASCSSSRSAMLTGTYPHTNGQYGLANADVGFHVRPEIIQQSIPNVLKRHGYYTGVIGKLHVDPEQEFALDVHTKEGFGSRDVVRQVALAEDFWRESSDQPWFLMFNVFDPHVMGKRPPGQPAFPDVVKGIPADPIAPDDVTAWPWQDVDTPVTRKRIAGYYNCVQRVDAAVGRLLKSLDNSGQRERTLVIFLGDHGPPFSRGKTTCYEAGLRVPFLLDWPGLSDAHVSPKLVSAVDIAPTVFDAAGVETPAIVQGNSLRAVAQRHPTSTWRDTLVGEFHFHGASSFYPTRAITDGRYKLIYRLPGSIGNAIVSVDGDPSNREVAKLPSDHPAHPLYQKLREPPPLELFDLASDPHELVNLAGDSAAADIETRLKAALESWQESTNDPFRDAAFRNAVGRKFTK from the coding sequence ATGGTACTTCGCGCAGCAATAATCTTAGTCCTCGCAACGGGGATGTTGCCGTCTCCATACCTGCAACCCGTCACCGGAGATGACGGGGAGCGGATGAATATTCTGCTGATAACCGCCGACGACCTAGGACTGCAATTGAATTGCTATGGGGATAACACCGTCGCGATGCCGCATTTAGATGCGTTGGCACAACGCAGCGTACGATTCGAGACGGCGTACGTCGCTCAGGCGTCCTGCAGCTCTTCCCGATCTGCGATGTTGACCGGCACGTATCCTCACACGAACGGGCAGTATGGGTTGGCAAACGCTGACGTGGGTTTTCATGTCCGCCCCGAAATCATTCAACAATCAATCCCAAATGTGTTGAAACGTCACGGCTACTACACGGGCGTGATCGGCAAACTTCACGTGGATCCGGAACAGGAATTTGCACTCGACGTGCATACCAAAGAAGGTTTTGGAAGTCGTGACGTCGTGCGCCAAGTGGCGTTGGCAGAAGACTTTTGGCGGGAGTCCAGCGACCAGCCATGGTTTTTGATGTTCAACGTATTTGATCCCCACGTGATGGGAAAGAGGCCTCCAGGCCAACCAGCGTTCCCTGATGTCGTCAAGGGAATTCCGGCGGATCCCATCGCCCCCGATGACGTAACGGCCTGGCCTTGGCAGGATGTTGATACGCCAGTGACACGCAAACGAATCGCGGGCTACTACAACTGCGTCCAGCGCGTCGACGCGGCTGTTGGCCGGCTATTGAAATCGCTCGATAATAGCGGTCAACGCGAGCGAACGCTGGTGATTTTTTTAGGCGATCATGGGCCTCCATTCTCGCGAGGCAAAACGACGTGTTATGAAGCTGGTTTACGAGTGCCTTTCCTGCTCGACTGGCCGGGGCTGAGCGACGCACATGTGTCACCGAAACTAGTCAGCGCTGTCGACATCGCGCCTACCGTATTTGATGCCGCTGGAGTTGAAACACCCGCCATCGTCCAAGGAAACTCATTGCGCGCCGTTGCGCAGCGACATCCCACGTCAACCTGGCGTGACACATTGGTGGGAGAGTTCCACTTTCATGGAGCGTCATCGTTCTATCCCACGCGCGCGATTACTGACGGACGGTACAAACTGATTTATCGTTTGCCTGGCAGCATCGGCAACGCGATTGTGTCGGTCGACGGAGACCCATCGAACCGTGAGGTCGCAAAACTGCCGAGCGACCATCCTGCGCATCCGTTGTATCAAAAACTTCGCGAGCCACCTCCACTGGAACTTTTCGATTTGGCAAGCGATCCCCATGAACTTGTCAATCTCGCGGGCGATTCCGCAGCGGCGGACATTGAAACGCGTCTAAAAGCGGCACTGGAAAGCTGGCAGGAGTCCACTAACGATCCCTTTCGCGATGCAGCATTTCGTAACGCGGTGGGGCGCAAGTTCACGAAGTAG